From one Pseudomonas fluorescens genomic stretch:
- a CDS encoding FKBP-type peptidyl-prolyl cis-trans isomerase encodes MLIAANKAVSIDYTLTNDAGEVIDSSAGGAPLVYLHGAGNIIPGLEKALEGKTTGDELEVAVEPEDAYGEYLAELVSTLNRSMFEGVDELEVGMQFHASAPDGQMQIVTIRDLDGDDVTVDGNHPLAGQRLNFKVKVVNVRDASEEEVAHGHVHGEGGHHH; translated from the coding sequence ATGCTGATCGCCGCCAACAAGGCTGTCTCCATCGACTATACCCTGACCAACGACGCTGGTGAGGTCATCGACAGCTCCGCCGGCGGCGCTCCGCTGGTCTACCTGCATGGCGCAGGCAACATCATCCCGGGCCTGGAAAAAGCCCTGGAAGGCAAAACCACCGGTGACGAGCTGGAAGTTGCCGTTGAGCCGGAAGACGCCTACGGCGAATACCTGGCCGAGCTGGTCAGCACCCTGAACCGCAGCATGTTCGAAGGTGTCGACGAGCTGGAAGTGGGCATGCAGTTCCACGCTTCGGCGCCGGACGGCCAGATGCAGATCGTCACCATTCGCGACCTGGACGGCGACGATGTCACCGTTGACGGTAACCACCCACTGGCTGGCCAGCGCCTGAACTTCAAGGTCAAGGTCGTCAATGTGCGTGACGCCAGCGAAGAAGAAGTAGCCCATGGCCATGTCCATGGCGAAGGTGGCCATCACCACTGA